The segment CTATTACCACAATATCCTGACTAGAGAAACCATGCAAAGGAGCAAGAGTGCCCTGGCTTCTGAAAGGCTGCCTTACATGGGCACAGCTCGGAGGCAGCCCTGGGCAGAGGCCACAAAGGGTGAGGCCGGGCAGGAGTGCAAGGGAGCCCCCTCATTTCCAGGGTCACAATCAGCGAGATTAGAAACTTAGCAGGGAAGCTGATGCAGGAACCATGCCTAAGTCTGTCTGGGGATGGGCGTGAGGGTGGGGGCAGCactgagaaagaaggggagaacagAACGCAAAAAAGGGTACCCACAGGCAGAGCCATGGATATACGACATCAGGGTTTGCAAATGCTTTAGAAGTCACTGCCTGAGTCTCAAAACCATCTTGCgcagtaggtgttattattgtgcCCGTTTTACAGGCCCAGGGACgtgaagtgccttgcccagggtcccatggcTTCTATGTGTCTGAGGTGGGGCCATCAGCCCAGGCTGTCTGGCACTCCACCTGCCTGACTATCCCCCTTGGATTTTCAGTGATtgtggggaaagaagaggagtgaGCTCCTGGGACCATGAAGCTGAAGGAGGCAGCTTCACAGGGCAGTTAAGACATCAACAGCCTGGCCAGTTCAGGACCCTGGGCACAGAGGCTGAGAGGAAAGCCTGCCTCTGGAGTGACACTTGGAGACTGGGCTTGTGCTTCTCTAGCCAAGGTCTGTTCAATCCCTATGATGAAGAAAAGCACGAAGGCCATTGCTGATGTGTGGCAGAAACCCCTGTGAGGGCTCAGAGCACTGGGGGCATCCATCCCAGGCCTGGAAGGCTCTGGACAGGGGGAGACATCAAGGGTGGGAGGCTGCCTAGGAAAATGCTGAGGCAGAAGAGGGCCAAAGGGGAGGCCTAGGACACCTGGAGCGGGGGATCTGATTGGGCCCCTGAGCAGATCATTTTAGGGGCTCTGGAAAGGATGGGACCATCCTGGCAGGAGGTCAGCTCTCTGAGAGCAGGAGAGCCCACAGAGGAGGGGAGCAGCACAGGCTCTGAACCAGGACACAGAAGCTGGGAGAAGGGGCAGCCTCAGGAGCCACCCAGCACAGCACAGGAGATCTGGTCCTGGAGCTCACTCAAGACCTGGGCTGCCGAGTCACAAAGCAGAGGCCACTTTTGTGGCTAGCTTTTCAATCTCCTGACAGGGATGGCCACAGGaacagttcatatttcctttacCGGATCTAAAGTTTTTATCTTTTCACCTTTCCTCCTCAACCTCAGACTTCTTGTGGATGTGCTGAGTTTAttcaatgttttctcttttaaaaaaagaattctttttttttttttaatagaggatggctctctaggagggagagagtgggaaaTTTACTTACCATATAGACAACGGAGTCAtgaaaatccatttaaaaaacaaacttcacATATAAAACTGAACTAAAAACAGACCACCACAAATTTATGCCATTCGGTAGCTTgcttttaagtattttaaaattcatgagTTAGAATGCTTCCCCTACTAACCTATTAGTCAAACTGTGAGGCAGGAAAGTTGTGTgcattcgtccttcgttgccgaagaagaccaggccatcagagaaatgatgacatgacttgcactttgttttgattgggggagggctgtgcaggtcaacagcctcacttctccagagccatctgaatccagtgaccagatattcatcaggatgagaggagatgactcaggatgaggcagttggggttaagtgacttgcccaaggtcacagctagtgagtgtcaagtatctgaggtgagattggagctcaggtcctcctgactgctgcactggtgccataaccactgcaccacccagctgccccaaagCAGTTAAGAGCAAAGTTAAGAACAAGGAGAATGACGAATGATGATAAAGCATGATTTGGCATCTCTTTCTGTCTAGCTACAAGGCCCACAACGACTTGAATTTCGACATTTGGAAGGCTCTCAGCACTGATTTACTAAAAGGACTGGACAGTCCAGGCTACACTCCACCAGAACCCAGAGCAGGCACTCAGCAGTCCTTTGTCACCGACATGAGCTCCCTGGGCTCGGCCTCCAGgaggaaaagcaaacaaacaaataaaacctaAACACAAATTCCACCTCCAAACCCCTTCTGGAGATTGATTAAAATAAACCGTGAGCTCATCTGCAACCCCAGCCCTCTCACTTACAGTAAAGGATGGAGTCCAATGTCCCAGGAAGGGACCCATGCCCCTCTACACTGTCCCTCTGCCCACTGGGATCTGTGCCCATCTACACTGACCCTCTGCCCCACAGGGATCTACACTCATGTTCTAAGCCATAACATGGGAAATGCTTATTTTTCAGTGATCCCGCTGACTTCTGGTCACTTCCCAAAGGGCCACAGGGAAGCTGGCAGGATTGGGCACACCCCTAAGGGGAAGGGGGGGCTCCCCGCTGGAGCTGGGGGGAACACCCCCCAACATTGTGGTCTGGCCACTAGGGAGTGGAGCTGGCCCCGCTCACAGAGGGGACATGGCTCGGCCCCTCTGGGACCCTCCACGGCCCTGCCGTGGGGCCATGCCCAGGCCAGGACAGACGCCCGAGACCCGTCCACAGAGGACAAGGGAGGCTCTCTCCACCTGCGGCAGGCCCGCACAACAGGGACATCCAGTGTCCTAAAACTTCTTCAGGGTCGGCCCCACGGGAAGAAGCCTCCGGAGGCTCCGAGCCCAGCGCCAGCATGCAGCGGGGGCTTCCCAGGTGCTCACCCAGCACAGAGGTGGCGCTACATAAGTGCTCACCCAGCAAGCAGCAGGTGCTTCCCAGGTGCTCACCCGGCACGCAGCAGCCACTACATAAGTGCTCGCCAGGCACACAGCAGGCGCTTCCTAGGTGCTTGCCAGGCACACAGGAGGCGCTTCCCAGGTGCTCGCCCGGCACATAGCTGGCAGTACATAAGTGCTCGCCAGGTACACAGCAGGCGCTTCATAGGTGCTTGCCAGGCACACAGGTGACGCTACATAAAGGCTCGCCCAGCATGCAGCAGGGGCCTCCTAAGTGGACGCCCCGGGCCAAGCCCCGCCTGATCTCCTCTTTTCGGTTCTAGAGGATCTAGATCACCCCAAGCTTGGGTGTGTAGCTCTAGGTGCCTAATAAGTGCTGGCAAGtgacagatggggagactgaggccgGCGGAGGAGTGTCTCAGGCtgcctttgaactcaggtcctgctgactccaagCTCTGCCgtgggggggggtggtggtcGGGGGGTGCCCCGGTCCCCTCCCGCCTCCTGTCCCGCCTCCGCGCACTTGCAGCGGCCGTGCCCACGCCGGGGGcgcttcccctcctccccctccaggGCCCCGCGGCACACCTTAACCCTAAAAGCGTGAGAAGGGGAGGCCCCGCGGGGCGCCCAGGGGACCGGGGTCAGGGGTCAGGGGTGAGGGATCAGGGCTAACCTGCTCACCTTCGGCCGGGAACTCCTCGAACTCGTCGTCCTCCTCCAGCAGCCCCAGATCCACCGGCTGCTTCTTTTCCGACATGATGGTTGTAGCCGCCGCGCCCACTGCGCCTGCGCCTGCCCCGCGCGGAGCAGGCCGGGAGCGGGGAGAGGGGGCGGAGCCTGACCGGAGCCGCGGGGGCAGCGCGCATGCGCACGCACGACAGGCTCGGCTCGGAAAGCGCGAGGCGGGGACGGAGTCCGCGGGAGAGGCGAAGGGAGAGAGGAACGCCCTCCCGGCGTCCCTCGCGCGGGACGCCCAGGCCTCGAGGAGACCGCCCCCGTGTGACGTCATGCGGCGAGCTGGCGCCTGGGCCGTGGGGAGGCTCCGTAGGGCTGCGGCTGCTGTGCGCGTGCGCGGTAGGTAGCGCGGTCCCTTCCCCCGCCCCCGCCTTCCTCCTCCCGGAAGCCCTCCCTGATTCTGTGAGGTAAGTGTTCCTAGAGGTGCCCACCCCACGGCGAAATGGCAGCCCCGTGGGGGCAGGGCCGAGGCCCACTCTTCcggaatggctgaaaaagcacCTTCCATGGATCATCAGTGTCCCTTTATcttgggggaaactgaggcacaaagactTTCCGGGGCCACACCGCGGAGAAGTGGcagcagctggatttgaacccaggttcaggGGTTGGGCTCTGTCTTGTGGGTCACACAGCCCTTTTTTATGTGGCCCCAGGACCGGACAGAGTCGGGCCGAAGAAAGCCTCGTGAGCTGGTTACAAAGTAGCAGGAGCTGGTTACAAAGTAGCTGGAGTTGGTTACAAAGTAGCCCTTCTGTGCGTCTGGCTGGCCTCACAGCCAGCCCTGCCAGCCCCCGGGGAAGGCCCCCACCTTGGAAGGTCCTTGGAGAGCATGGGAACGTGCCCCCTGAGCCTGCTCCCACCTCTGGGGCTGCTTGTCGGAAGCCCCCAGACTCACCTCCCAAGCGGCTGCCCAGGCTCGTTCTCTCCTCCTGCTGGGCGCCCCAATGGGAAACGTGCAGAATGTTCCACCTGAGAGTCT is part of the Notamacropus eugenii isolate mMacEug1 chromosome 3, mMacEug1.pri_v2, whole genome shotgun sequence genome and harbors:
- the SEM1 gene encoding 26S proteasome complex subunit SEM1, producing MTSHGGGLLEAWASRARDAGRAFLSPFASPADSVPASRFPSRACRACACALPPRLRSGSAPSPRSRPAPRGAGAGAVGAAATTIMSEKKQPVDLGLLEEDDEFEEFPAEDWAGLDEDEDAHVWEDNWDDDNVEDDFSNQLRAELEKHGYKMETS